The Candidatus Tumulicola sp. genomic sequence AGGGCCGCTACAATCGCGCCCTCGCGCTGCTGGGCGCCAACAAGGCCGATGACGCGCTGAAGCTCTTCGAGTCGGTGGAGAACGAAAAGGAGTTCGCGGTGCTGGCGCAAGTCGGGATCGGACGCTGCCTACAGAAGATGGGCAAGATCGACGACGCCGTGCAGCGCTATTCAAAGGCGCTGGAAGCGTCCGGTTATCCGGAGGCGCAATACCACGAAGCGCTCTACAACATGGGCGGGGCCTATGAGAGCCGGGGCGATGCGGAATCGCTCGAATTGGCGCTGTGGGCGCTTGAGGAGATCGCGACCACGGCTCCGAGCTATCGCGACGTCACGGCGCGCGTCGCGACCGTGCGCGCGAAGATGGAAGCTGGGGCGGCACCTAAAGCAGCTCCATCAAGGGGATCCGCCAAGAAGTGAGCGCCAACAAGAAACTCGAGCAAGCGATCGCGGTCGCTGCGAAAGAAGGCCTGCGCGCGTCAGTGCCCGCGTACATGGCCGCCGCCGAGGCGTTCGCTCAAGAGCAGCGCCATGCGACAGGCGTAGAGATGCTCGGCCAGCTCTTGCTGGCGGTAGAGAAAAAGCACGGCTTCCTCGCGCGCGTCGACAAGAATCCCCTTGGACCGGAGCGGCCGCGGGTGGCGATGAAATTCGCGGAGCTGTCGCGCCTCGCATCGCCGACCGAAGACAGCTTGGAGATACTAGAGGACCTGTCGCTTGAGTTCCCCGACGTCGTGGTGATTCGGCGCGCGAATGCCGACGCGCTCAGGAATGCGGGTTACGCGGCGGACGCGATCGAGGAATACCGGTATTGTAGGAAGCTCGAACCCAAGGACGGCGAGATCGCTGTGCGCCTGGCCGACCTGTATGCGGCTCTCGGACGCATCGACGAGGCGATTGAACATCTGCGCCACGGCATCGAACTGTTCGTCGCTCGAAGCGAGTATCGCCAGGCGGCCGAGCACGCGATGCGCTTTCTCGACCTCCATGCGGACGGCGTCGACGACGCGCTCGCGTCTTTCACCCTGATCCCAGCCGATGTGCTGAGAACGCAATGCGCTTCCCTGGATCACATCGGCGTTGTGATTCGCCGCGATCAAACGCGCAAGCCGGAATGGCGCCAAGAGCGTGAGCGCATCTTGGCGGACTTGTACGCAAAGATATTGGAATTGGACAAGAAAGACCAAGCGGCTCGCCGCGGCTTGGCCGCGCTTGGCCCTTCGTATCTCAAAGAAGTAGAAGCGCTTATCGGCACGCTCCCTCCCGCTGAGGCTGCCCGCCCCGCGCCTGCCACCCCCGCTCCGGCCCCGCCGATCCCGGTGGCACGTGCCGTTCCGGAGCCCGCCGTTGTCGAACCACCGCAGCCCGATATGGTCGAGGCTTCACAAGGCGAGTTGATCGAGCCCGATGTCGCCGTTCACGAAATCGCTGAAGCGACGCCGACGACGCAAGCACGGCCAGTGACCCCCGCGCCTGCGGCCGCCGCCGCTCCGGTCGCGCCCGAAAAAGTTCAAGTTCCGCCGGCTCCCATGCCAGAGCCCAAACCAGTTCCCGCTCCGCCGCAACCGCCTGTCGTCACTGCCGAGCCCGTCGCAGCGAGCGTCGAGGAAACGCCCGAACGCATTTCGCCGGCAGTGGCGCCGACTGGAAAAACCGCGGCGCCAAACAAAGCGCTGGCGACGTTCGCGTTGCGAAAAGCGCAGCAACTTTTCGCGGACGGCAGCCTCGAGGAGGCAGCGCAAGCGTGCGAACGCGTGCTCAAACACGGTGAGGACATCACTGCGCTGACGATCCTGATGAACGCCAACCTGGGCTTGAAGCGGAATAGCGATGCGGTCGCCGCGTGCATCCGGCTCGCGGACGCGCAAGTCGCCGCCGGGAGCGCGACCGCCGCGCTCGAGACGCTGACCAGAATGGCGAAGACCGTGCCGGAGCCGCAGCTGATCTTGCGCCGCTCGCAACTGCTCACAAGATTTCGCGGTCCCGAGGTCGCGAGCAAGTCCTAAAGATCCCGCTCCACACAAGCTGACGCGCATAGAAAAAGAGGCGGTCGATTCATCGACCGCCTCTTTCCAGGCACTAGACCCGCATAGCGAGTCTTACTGCGAGAACGTATAGACGATCCGATATGTCTCGGTGGCGGGCTTGCCGTCGATCTTCGGCGGCTGGAATGTGCTCTGACGCGCCGCTGCCAACGCAGCGCCATCCAAGATGCCGCCCGCCGACTTCTCGACGCGCGTGGACAACACGTTGCCCTTCGGCCCGACCGTCACAAGCACGATCGCCGTTCCGGACAGGTTCTGCTCCCGGGCTAAATCAGGATATTCCGGCTGCACTTGGCGCACGAAGCGCGCATCCACCACGACTTGCGGAGCGTACACTTCCGTGGCAGGCGTGGGTGTGGGCGCCGGCGTCGCAACCGGCGGCGTAACCGTGTTGCGGTTGGTCCCGGCATCGATCGTGCTGGTGTTACCGGCCAGCGCGACGGTTGCGGGCTTGCGCGAGGCCTTGAGCGCCGCTGCGATTTTCTTGATCCTCTTCTGGTACGCCGCGGCTGCCCCGGCCGCCGCCGCCGCGTAGAGCGCAGCGGCGTCCGTCTTCTGGGGCGCCGGGGTCGGCGTCGACGTCGGTTTTGCGGTTGGCGTCGGTGACGGCGTGGGTGACTGCGTGGGCGCCGAGGGAGTCGGTTTTGGTTTCGGTGCGATCGGGTGGATGACGCTGGCGATGCGCATCGCAACGGAGGCCTTTTGATCGGCCTGCACTTGATGCCAGCCGGCGGAACCCGCTGTCGAAGAAGCTTGGGCGAAAAGACCCCATGCCACGGCCGCGACCACGACGACGATCGCAACGATGCCCAATATGGTATTGCGTCGTTTGGTGGCGGGCTGGTCCTTGCGGCGAGCCTTAAGACTCCGGCGCATGGAACCGTCGGGTAGGTAGCTCACGTGAGGAAGACCTCCAATGAGGGCAGGGTCCGAAACCTTAGCGGCGCGGCATGGGCGCGTGTGCGCCGCATCACCCTTCTCTATGAGGTATCGTCCGCGGTCCCTCATACGTTTAGACCCGGCCGGAGGGCAGGACGTTACAGGCGGGTTGGAAGCTCTTGGGCCAAGGCGAGCAGGGCGCCCACCCCAACGGGCATCGCCGCCTCATCGAGGCGGAATTCCGGCGAGTGCAGCATGGCGGGATTGGAGACTCCGGGAGGAGCCACGCCGAGCCGGATGTAGCACCCGGGCGCGGCCTGGGCGAAATAGGCGAAATCTTCTGCGCCCATCGTGGGAGCCTTTATGTGCTGGACCACGCCTTTGCCAAGTCGCTCGCGCAAAATTGTTTCGACGACGTCGACCAGTGCCGGATCGTTGAGGACGCCGGGGTAGCCGTATTCGACGTCCATCGCATAGGACGCACGATGCGCTTCGCAGATCCCGCGCACCATGCGCTCGACGCGCTCCGGAATGGTGGCGCGAATGGACTCGTCGAGACAGCGGATCGTCCCCTGCAGCACGGTCTCGTCCGCGACGATGTTTCGCCGGTAGCCGCCCTTGATGACGCCGACGGAGACCACAACCGAGGCGAGCGGATCGATCTCGCGGCTGGCGATGCGCTGGAGCGCGCCGACGATCTCGGCGGCGATCGGAATGGTGTCCACTGCGACGTGCGGATGCGCGCCGTGTCCGCCGCGCCCGCGGATCGCGATCTCGAAATCATCGCAGGAAGCCGATACCATTCCGCGTCGCAGCCCAAGCGTGCCGCTTGGCTCCAACGGAGAGACGTGCAGCATCGCCACCGCGTCGACCTTCGGCGAATCCATCACGCCCGCTTCGATCATGGGTTTGGCGCCGCCCGGGCCTTCCTCAGCAGGCTGAAAGAAGAACTTTATGGTGCCGGCCAGGTCCGCGCGCTGGGCTGCAAGCGAGACCGCCGCGCCGAGCAGCATGGCTGTGTGCGCGTCGTGACCGCACGCGTGCATCGCGCCGCTGACTTCGGACGAAAACGGCTCGCCGCTGTGCTCGTCAAGCGGCAACGCGTCCATGTCGGCTCGGAGCGCGATCGTCTTGCCCGGCTTCGCGCCCTGCAGCAGCCCAAGCACGCCTGTTTTCGCAACGCGCTTCACGGCGATGCCGGCGGCTTGCAGCTCGCGCTCCACCAGCGCGCTCGTGCGCACTTCCGCAAACCCGAGTTCGGGATGCCGATGGATCTCGCGGCGCCAGCGAACGACGTCTGCGAGGACGCTGTCGAGCGCCGTAGCGCTCACGCGAACAGCGGCTCTTTCGATTCGCGTCCTTCGGCGATCGTGCGCTCGATGTCCGCGGCGAGTTTCGGCAGACCGTCGCCAAGGATCTCATGACCGCCGTCGGTGATGAGCACGTCATCCTCGATGCGCACGCCGATGCCTTTGAACCGAGCATCGACGTCGAGGTCTTCGGCGATGTACAAGCCGGGCTCGATCGTGATGACCATGCCGGACTCGAGCGGACGCCAGTCGCCGCCGGACCGGTAGAAGCCGACGTCGTGGGTATCCAAACCGATGAAGTGTCCGACGCGATGCGGCAGGAACGGCTTGTGCGATCCCTTCTCGAGTATCTCCGCATGCGAGCCCTTGAGCAAGCCGAGCTCGCGCAAGCCTTCGATCATCACGCGCTGCGCCGCGTCGTTGACGTCGGTGTTGTACCTCACGCCTGGCCGGCACAACGCCAGCGCCTGCCGTTGCGCTTCCAAGACGATGTCGTACACGGCGCGCTGCTCGCTTGTGAATCGACCCGACATCGGCCAGGTACGCGTGATGTCGCCGCAATAACAGTCGAGCTCGGCGCCCGCATCGATGAGCACGAGCGCATCGTCCGCGATCCTATCCCGATTCGTGTCATAGTGGAGGACGGTGGCGTTGTTGCCTCCGGCGACGATCGATGGGTATGCGGCCTGCGCCCCGCGCGTGGTGAAGACGTACTCGACGATCGCTTCGACTTCGTACTCGTGCATGCCCGGACGCGAGTGGCGCATCGCGGCAAGATGTCCGGCTGCTGAGATCTCTGTCGTGCGGTGCAACCCCGCGATCTCCGCGGGACTCTTCCTGACGCGCATCTCGTGCAGGACCGCCGACGGATCGAGGATGCTGGTCGCGGCCTTGTCGGCGCGCCGGCGTGCAAAGCGCGCGGTCCGCACGTGTTCCACGATGCGGCGGTTGAATCTCTCGTTGCCGCCGAGCGCATAGTAGAGCGTGTCGGAAGTGTCGAGCAGCTTGGGGAGCCGCTCGTCAAGTTCCGTCATGGGATATGCGATGTCCACGCCAAGCGTCTTTTGGGCCTGCTCGACGCCCAGCCGATGCCCAGTCCAGACTTCGAGTTCGCGATCGCGCTGCTGCACGAACATGATCGACTTGGTCTCAGGATGGGATGGCGCAAGCACCAGCACGCAGTCCGGCTCGGTGAAGCCCGTCAAATAGTAGAGGTCGCTGTCCGCCCGGTACGGGTAAGCAGAATCATTGCTCCGCACCGCTCCAGGCGCCGCTGGGAACACCGCGACCGCATCTCCGATGGCCTTGCTGAATGCGGCGCGCCGCCGTTCGAATTCGGTCATACGAGTGCTCCCTTCGGCGTTACAGCCCGCGAGCCTGGCGCAGATACTGCACGGTGCTGCGGATATGGTCGCCGTCACCGGCGTCGGGCAAGCGCCGCAGGTATGCTTCAAGATCGGCGATCGCGCGGTCGTAGCGATGCAGGCGGGCGAAAAGAATGCCGCGGTCGCGCAGTTCCGTGGGGTCGTCGGGATCCACGGCCAACTGCAGCTCGATGGCCGCCAACGCGGCTACATAGTTCTTGCCTTGGCTCAAGGCGTTTTTGAGATTCAACAAAACGCGCTTGAGGATCGTCCGATGCGAGACGGGCCGCAAATACTCTTCGCGCCAGGTGAGCCGTCCGCGGTAGAGCTTGTCGAAGAGCGCCACGCACGCGTGCACGTCCAAGATCCGCCCGCCGTCGAACGGATCGATGAACAACTGGCTCGTCTCATCCGGGAAGCGCACGATGAAGTGCCCCGGCAGGCCGACGCCGTCCAGCGTCAGGCCCACGCGCCGCGCGACCTCCATCAACACGATGGAAAGCGTTATCGGGATGCCGACTCGCGTCTCGATGACGCTGGACAAAAGACTGTTCCCGGGATCGGAGTAACCCGCATCGTTGCCGCGAAAACCATGCTTGTCGAAGAGCGTATCCAACACAGCGCCGATGAGAGCGTAGGGGTGTGCGCCTTCCGCTGCGGCAAGCGCCTCCGCTGCGAGGTCATCAAGTCTCGCGCAGTACAGCGCAGGATCGACCGAAGAATCGAACACGGCGCACGATAAAAGACATGCGCGATCGAGCGGCACGTCTATGCCGGCCCCGTCGCTTGCGCGCACGAGGTTGGCGAAAAGTTGAGCCGGCCTAAGCGCCTTCACGCCGCACCTGTTCTCGGCGCTGCGACGCCGCCCCTAGCGGGTGCTTTCAGCGACCGAAAAGAAACGACAAAACATGCGCCTCGACGCTGACGCCCTGCTCGCTCGCCGGTCGGACTTCCCCATTCTCTCGACATGCACGTATCTCATCAGCAATTCGCTGGGCGCCATGCCGGCGCGCACGCGGGAGCGTCTCAACGAGTACGCGGACTCGTGGGCGCAGCGCGGCGTGATCGCATGGGAAGAGTGGATGCCGATGGTCACGCGCGTCGGCGACCTCATCGGCAGGCTCATCAACGCGTCGCCCGGCGAGGTGACCATCCTTCAAAACGTGTCGATCGTCGAATCGATCCTCATATCGTGCTTGGATTTTTCCGGCAAGCGCAACAAAGTCGTCTACTCGGCGCTTGAGTTCCCGACGATCCACTATAATTGGGAAGCGCAACGGAGAAACGGCGCACGCATAGAGATGGTGCGCAGCCGCGACGGCATCGCGGTCGACGCGCAAGCCGTCTGCGACGCCATCGACGACACGACGCTCGCCGTGCCCATCTCGCACGTCTTGTTCCGCTCGAGCCACATCCAAGACATCGCTCCGATCGTCGAAAAGGCGCATCGCTGCGGTGCTCTCGTGTTCTTGGACGTGTACCAGTCCATCGGCACGGTGCCGATCGACGTGCGCGGTTTGGATGTCGACGCGTGCGTGGGCGGCTGCCTGAAATGGCTGTGCGGCGGTCCGGGGGCGGCGTTCTTGTGGGTCAAGCCCGAACTCTATCAAAGGCTGAAACCCGCCATGGTGGGTTGGTTCGCGCACAAGCGGCCGTTCGATTTCGACATGCGCGGCATGGAGTTCGCCGACGACGTGTGGCGTTTCGCCGGCGGCACCTCGAATGTTCCCGCGCTCTACGCGGCGATCAGCGGACTGGAGATCATCAGCGAGATCGAAGTCGGCGCGATCCGCCGGCGCAGCATGGAGCTCACCGCGTTCGCGGCGGCGCGCGCGCTCGAGGATGGCCTGACGCTCAATTCGCCGCGCGACGCCGCCCGGCGCGGCGGGCACATCACGGTTGACTTTCCGAACGCGCGTCAAGCGAGCGAAGAGCTGATCCGCCGTAAATTCCTCGTGGACTATCGCCCGGCCGCCGGCATCCGCATCGCACCGCACTTCTATAACAGCCGCGAGGAGGTCGCCGCGGTGTTCGAGGAGATCCGGAACATCCGCAATGGCCGCTGACGTCGTCGTCGTCGGCGCAGGCCCCGGAGGATCAGCGGCCGCGCACTGGCTCGCGCGCGCCGGCGCCGATGTGCTGGTGCTCGAACGCGCGCGCTTTCCGCGCGACAAGAGCTGCGGCGACGGCGTGACCGCGCACGCGGTCGACATCCTCGCCGACTTGGGCGTGACCTTCGATGCCTTCGAGGGCCGCGGAGTCCGCACGTTCGGCGGGCGCATCGGCGGGCCGAGCGGAGGGACCTTCCGGGCGCAGCCGCCTGCGAACGAGCGCGGCGAACGCGTCGAGTGTTGGGTCGTGCCGCGCATGATCCTCGACGAAACGCTTGCGCGCTCGGCGGCGCGCGCGGGTGCGGCCCTGCGCGAGGGCACGCTCGTGACGTCGGTGGTCCGCAAAAACGGCAAGGTGGTCGCGGTCGAAGCCAGCGACGGCAACGGCGTCGAACGCATCGCCTGCAAGGTCGTGATCGGCGCCGACGGCGCGCATTCGACCGTTGCGCGCTCGCTGGGATTGAAGGAGAACCCCCCGGCTCATCTCGGCTTCGCGCTGCGCGGCTACTACGAGAACGTGGCGGGCCTCGGCGATGACTTGGAACTTTTTTACTACGATCGGCAGACGCTGCCCGGCTACGGCTGGATATTCCCGACCGGCGAACGCAGCGCGAATATCGGCGTCGGCATCTACATGGGCGAACTGCGGCGCTCGAAAAAGAAGCTGCGCGAGCTGCTCGATGAATTCATGACCCACACGCCCGGCGTCGCCGCGCGCTGCCGCGATGCCCGGCTCGCCGGCCGCACGATCGGCTGGCCGCTGCCCATTTCGAGCGCGGGCAGACGCAGCGTGTTCGACGGCGCGATGCTGGTAGGCGATGCAGCGTCGCTGGTGGATCCGCTCACCGGCGAAGGCATCTATACCGCGCTCGTATCCGGCCGAAGCGCCGCGCGCGCCGCCTTGAGCGGTCTGGCGCACGGCGATGTTTCTCGCGCCGCGCTCAGTTCGCACGAACGCGAATGGAAGGCCGCGGCCGGCGGCTATCTTTCGTCGGGCCGGCTGCTCAAAAATTTGGCCAAAAGTCCGCAGTTGCTCGATCTCATCGTGCGGCGCGCGGGAGAGAGTGAGTACTACGCAAGCCGCTCGATCGGCTATGGCCTCGGCACGCTCGACCGGCGCCGGGTGCTGCGCTCGATCGTCATGAAAGCGCTCTTCAATCCTTTGTTCTTCACGTCGCGGCGCGCGCGCCAGGCCGCCGAGTCGAACTAGAGCATGATCGAGAGCCCCAGCAAGGACGCGAGGCTCTGGGCGATGATCGCCCATCTTGCGCCCTTTATCGTGCTCGCAACACCGTTAGGCGGCATCCTCGCTCCGCTTACCGTGTATTTATTGAAGAAGGACGACGACCCGTTCATCGCGCTGCACGCCAAAGAATCGCTCAACTTCCACCTCTCGCTGCTGCTCTATGCGGCGTTGGCCTTCATCGGCTGGTTTGCCGCGTTCTTCGCCATTCTCGCGGGCATCGTCGCGCACGGGCTGTCTTCGGGTGCCGCCCCGCCGCTGTGGTTCATCCCACTCTTGTTCCCGCTCGCTCCGCTGCTCACGTTCTTTATCGCCTACGTGGCAGTATTCGTGTTCATGGTGCTGGCCGCACTGGCGGCCAACCGCGGCGAGCCGTACCGCTACCCGCTCACCATCCGGTTCCTACGCTAGTCTGAAACTTCGTCATCCGTCCCGGGTACTATTGACATGATCGAAAAAACCGCTTCCATGACGACCACGCCACAAGAGCGGACGTGGGCGATGGCCTGCCACCTCGCCGCGCTCGCGGGCATCACGGGCATCCCGTTCGCTCACATCTTCGGCCCATTGGTCGTTTGGCTCATCAAGAAAGACGATTTCCCATTGGTGAACGACCAAGGCAAGGAAGCGTTGAACTTCCAGCTCTCCATGACCATCTACGGCCTTGTCGCGCTGGTGCTGTGCTTTGTGCTCATCGGCATTCCCATCCTGATCGGCCTGCTCGCGTTCGATTTCATCCTGGTGATCATCGCCTGCGTCAAGGCCGCTGAAGGTATGCCGTACCGCTACCCGTTGACGATCCGCTTTATCACCTAGCCGCTCGCAACAAAGGCGGTTCCAGTCGCGTTCCTTCTGGGTATACTCGTATTTGGGGCAAAAAAAGGAGCCGACATGGGCACACGAATCCTGATCCTCGCAGTTGTGCTGGCGATATCCAGCGCGGCCTTTGCTGCTTGCACGAGTTCCGGCAGTCCAGGAACGCCGGGGGGACCGCCGCCGGTCACCTCGTCGACGGCCGCCACCGATCCAGGACCCGAGCCGACCGGCGTTCCGACGACCTGGGACATCTCCAACGTCTCAACGTCGCGTACGGGCATCGGCAGCACGTACACGCAGATCACCGTCACTGTGACCTACGATCAGTCAAACGCTTTCTCATCGCTGGTACCGGCCGGAACGAGCGGCAATAGCAATACGCAACTCGGCACCCTTATCTACTTCAACTCGGACAGCAATCCGGCAACTGGATTGAGCACAAACTTGGGCGGTTGCGGCCCGTGGGCGGGCATCGACTTTGTGGTGTCGGCCGGCGAGAGCATCACTGGGGGCCGGCTCGCCGATGGCAACTTCCCAATCGTCACGGTACCCGGGTTCGTCCAGGTCGGTGAGGCCAGTGTTAGCGGTTCAGGAGGCACCGTTTCGTACGGGGTCCCCTTGTCCGCGATCGGCGGCAGTTCGGGGCAAATAGCTGTGCTCGCCGAGAACTTCTCGGGCTCCAACGAAACTGTTACTGATTGCGTACCCGACAGCACTACCGAGATCGTGACTAATCAGCTGCGAGAGCCATCCTTGAGATAGCGCTTCGCGCTCGGGCACAGGTCAGCGAGGAAGCACCGCGCGCATGCAGGCTTCCTCGCGTGGCATATCTCCCGGCCGTGGTGGATGAGCCAGTGATGGGCGCGCGACCATTCGCTTTTTGGGACCACGTCCATCAACTGCAGCTCGGCCTCACGCGGCGTCTTGGCTCGCACCAAACCGAGCCGATTGGCGACGCGGAACACATGCGTGTCGACGGCGATGGCGTCCTGAGCGAAGCCTACCGCCAGCACGACGTTTGCCGTTTTTCGGCCGACGCCAGGCAGCGCGATCAGCTCCTCCATCGTGTGCGGAACGCGGCCTGCATGCTGTTCGACGATCTGCCGACTGGCGCGCACGATGTTCTTGGCCTTGGTGGTGAAGAGGCCGCACGTCTTGATGTAAGGCTCGATGTCCGCGGGCTCGGCGGCCGCCATCGCCTCCGCGCTTGGATAAGCGGCGAACAGCGCAGGCGTCACCATGTTGACGCGCGCATCCGTGCATTGAGCCGAAAAGATCACGGACACCAGCAGTTGGAACGTGTCGCCGAAGTCAAGCGCGGTTTCGGCGCCGGCGTAGTGCTCGCGGAGCCGTTCCAGGATCGCGGCGCGGCGCTGCTTGGGAGTCAGGGCAAGCGCGCGCGGGTTTCTTTTCGGTCGAGCACGACGAGTCCGTCGCGCGCCAGATCGCGCAGCAGGTCGCGAAGCCACGGCAGGTCGCTTTCGCAGTAGTCAAGCTTTACCTGCGGGCCAAGCTGGATCAAACTGAGGCCAGGAACGGACGCAAGCGAAGCGATCACGCGTCCGCGCTGTTGCCTCCGCGACCCCTCGAACGGTTGAGTGCCACGTTCGCGCGCCGCTTTGTAGTGCCGGGGCTTTAGCCCCGGACGCGAACCGGTTGGTTGCGGCGGCTTCGCCGCCCACGCGCATGCGCGCCGCGCCGGACACGCCTCGCAGCGCGGCACGGCGCGACAAAACAGCGACCCGATGTCCATCAAAGCCTGGCTCCACGACGCGGCATCCCGCGGCAGCGCCTGCGCCGCGACGCGCCACGCCGCCTTCATCGAGACGTCATCGCGCCGGAGCAGCGCGCGCCCGAGGACGCGCCTCACGTTGGTGTCGACGACCGGCACGCGCGCGCCGAACGCAAAACAAGCGACGGCGCTCGCGCTGTAACGCCCCAGACCTGGAAGGCCACGAAGATCCAACTCGCGCGAGGGCAAGCGCCCGTTCCAGTCACGCTCGACCGCACGCGAGCAGTCCCACAAGCGTCGCGCTCGGCTGTTGTAGCCGAGACCGACCCATATCCGCAACACTTCGCCAAGGCGCGCTCGCGCGAGAGCGCGCAACGTCGGGAAGCGTTTGAGGAACAGGCGGAATTTCGGAATCACGCGATCGACCTGCGTCTGCTGCAGCATCACTTCGGACACAAGAATCTCATACGGATCGCGCGTTTGACGCCATGGCAGATCGCGCCGGTGCCCTCGGTACCAGCGCAAGACGCTCCGTTGAAGCGCGGCGATGCTAGACGCTGATCTCGCCCTCAAGGTATAGAGACGCGCGACCGCTGATAGTCACGCGATCACCGCGGTCCTGGCAGAACAGCTCTCCGCCGCGCTGCGAGATCTGCAGCGCGCGCAGAGACGCCTTGTTCAAGCGTTTGGACCAATACGGCGTCAGCGTGCAATGCGCCGAGCCCGTCACCGGATCCTCATCGATGCCGTGCGCCGGCGCGAAGAAACGAGAGACGAAATCGCTGTTAGATCCCGCGGCGGTAGCGATGACGCCGCTCCCGCCCTCGGCCTTCGCCAGGTCGCGGAAATTGGGCTCGAGCGCGCGCACCGCGGACTCGGATTCATACACGACAAGCCAATCCCTCGCTTGTAGGAATTCAAGGGGCGACCCGCCGAGCGCCGCGCGCAAAGCAGCGGGTGGGTCCGCAGCATGCGCCGGCCAGGAAGGAAAATCCAACGACAAGAGCTCGCGATCCACGCTGACATACAACGGACCGCTCTTCGAATGAAAGGTCACGCGCGTTCGCCGCGGCTCGAGTTTCTTGAAGATCAGAAACCCGCTCGCCAGGGTGGCGTGACCGCACAAGTCCATTTCGACGGTCGGCGTGAACCAGCGCAGCTGGTAGTCGTCGCCGTCGCGGACGATGAATGCGGTTTCCGCCAGATTGTTCTCCGCCGCGATCGACTGCATGAGCGCGGCATCGATCCATGCCGGCAGCGGACACACGGCAGCGGGATTGCCGCCGAACACCTTGCCGGTGAAGGCATCGATTTGATAAATGGGAATCCTCATGATGTTTTCGGGCTTCGCGTGAAGCCCGGCCCCCGACCTTTGGAGTCAATGATGACGCGATGAGCGCGCGCTTGTGGATCGGCGGCGAGAGCTGGCAGTGCAAAGACTGGGCCGGCGTGTTCTACTCCGAAGGCGTGAAGCCCAAGGACATGCTCACCGAATACGCGCGGGTCTTCAACGCCGTGGCGGTCGACGCGACCTTTTATGGCATGCCTCGTGCGACGTCGGTGGAAGAATGGCGCGGGCGCACGCCGGACGACTTCCGTTTTGCGATGAAAGTGCCACGCCGAGTCACCCACCAATTGCGCTTTCGTGAAGCCGACTCGCTGTTCGCCGTGTTCCTCGAACGCGCGCGGCTGCTCGGACCGAAACTGGGCCCCATCCTCATCCAATGCCCGCCGGATTTCGGCCCGACGCCCGGCAATCGCCGCACGCTCTTCGAGTTTCTGGAGTCGCAACTTCCCGACGACATCAGGTTCGCGCTCGAGCTGCGCGACCAAGGCTGGTATGATGAGCAGTTGTTCGCGTTTGCGCGAGCGTGCGGCTTCGCGCTCGCGGCGGCCGAGAGCGAACACTCTCCCATGCCCTTGACCACGAAGATCATCGAAAGGCATGTGAGCGATCCGCCGGCGGACTTCATCTACTTGCGCTTCATGGGCGACACCGAATTCGCGCAGTACAATCGGAAGCAGTTCGATCGCGGCGCTTCGCTCGCCGCCTGGGCGCCGCTCATCCGATCGCTGCGCGCGAAACTCGCCGACGTTTTCGCGTTCGTGAGCAACGACTACGAAGGCTATGCTCCCGCCACGATCCGCGATCTGCTCGCGCGCCTGGGTGAGCCGCTCCCGCCCGAGACGACCGCACCCCGCCTGCTCTAAGGGAGGAAGCAAACACACGTTCTTTAATTGAGTACGGACGTGCTCATGACAAAGGCGGACCACCTCTCGTGATCGTCAACGACATCGAGGTCCTTTTCGGCGGCCAAGCCGGCGACGGCAGCCTGACGACCGGCGATCTGATCGCAACGGTCTTCAAACGCATGGGCCTGGACG encodes the following:
- a CDS encoding tetratricopeptide repeat protein, with the translated sequence MSANKKLEQAIAVAAKEGLRASVPAYMAAAEAFAQEQRHATGVEMLGQLLLAVEKKHGFLARVDKNPLGPERPRVAMKFAELSRLASPTEDSLEILEDLSLEFPDVVVIRRANADALRNAGYAADAIEEYRYCRKLEPKDGEIAVRLADLYAALGRIDEAIEHLRHGIELFVARSEYRQAAEHAMRFLDLHADGVDDALASFTLIPADVLRTQCASLDHIGVVIRRDQTRKPEWRQERERILADLYAKILELDKKDQAARRGLAALGPSYLKEVEALIGTLPPAEAARPAPATPAPAPPIPVARAVPEPAVVEPPQPDMVEASQGELIEPDVAVHEIAEATPTTQARPVTPAPAAAAAPVAPEKVQVPPAPMPEPKPVPAPPQPPVVTAEPVAASVEETPERISPAVAPTGKTAAPNKALATFALRKAQQLFADGSLEEAAQACERVLKHGEDITALTILMNANLGLKRNSDAVAACIRLADAQVAAGSATAALETLTRMAKTVPEPQLILRRSQLLTRFRGPEVASKS
- a CDS encoding TonB family protein; translation: MSYLPDGSMRRSLKARRKDQPATKRRNTILGIVAIVVVVAAVAWGLFAQASSTAGSAGWHQVQADQKASVAMRIASVIHPIAPKPKPTPSAPTQSPTPSPTPTAKPTSTPTPAPQKTDAAALYAAAAAGAAAAYQKRIKKIAAALKASRKPATVALAGNTSTIDAGTNRNTVTPPVATPAPTPTPATEVYAPQVVVDARFVRQVQPEYPDLAREQNLSGTAIVLVTVGPKGNVLSTRVEKSAGGILDGAALAAARQSTFQPPKIDGKPATETYRIVYTFSQ
- a CDS encoding amidohydrolase; translated protein: MSATALDSVLADVVRWRREIHRHPELGFAEVRTSALVERELQAAGIAVKRVAKTGVLGLLQGAKPGKTIALRADMDALPLDEHSGEPFSSEVSGAMHACGHDAHTAMLLGAAVSLAAQRADLAGTIKFFFQPAEEGPGGAKPMIEAGVMDSPKVDAVAMLHVSPLEPSGTLGLRRGMVSASCDDFEIAIRGRGGHGAHPHVAVDTIPIAAEIVGALQRIASREIDPLASVVVSVGVIKGGYRRNIVADETVLQGTIRCLDESIRATIPERVERMVRGICEAHRASYAMDVEYGYPGVLNDPALVDVVETILRERLGKGVVQHIKAPTMGAEDFAYFAQAAPGCYIRLGVAPPGVSNPAMLHSPEFRLDEAAMPVGVGALLALAQELPTRL
- a CDS encoding aminopeptidase P N-terminal domain-containing protein: MTEFERRRAAFSKAIGDAVAVFPAAPGAVRSNDSAYPYRADSDLYYLTGFTEPDCVLVLAPSHPETKSIMFVQQRDRELEVWTGHRLGVEQAQKTLGVDIAYPMTELDERLPKLLDTSDTLYYALGGNERFNRRIVEHVRTARFARRRADKAATSILDPSAVLHEMRVRKSPAEIAGLHRTTEISAAGHLAAMRHSRPGMHEYEVEAIVEYVFTTRGAQAAYPSIVAGGNNATVLHYDTNRDRIADDALVLIDAGAELDCYCGDITRTWPMSGRFTSEQRAVYDIVLEAQRQALALCRPGVRYNTDVNDAAQRVMIEGLRELGLLKGSHAEILEKGSHKPFLPHRVGHFIGLDTHDVGFYRSGGDWRPLESGMVITIEPGLYIAEDLDVDARFKGIGVRIEDDVLITDGGHEILGDGLPKLAADIERTIAEGRESKEPLFA
- a CDS encoding transglutaminase-like domain-containing protein translates to MKALRPAQLFANLVRASDGAGIDVPLDRACLLSCAVFDSSVDPALYCARLDDLAAEALAAAEGAHPYALIGAVLDTLFDKHGFRGNDAGYSDPGNSLLSSVIETRVGIPITLSIVLMEVARRVGLTLDGVGLPGHFIVRFPDETSQLFIDPFDGGRILDVHACVALFDKLYRGRLTWREEYLRPVSHRTILKRVLLNLKNALSQGKNYVAALAAIELQLAVDPDDPTELRDRGILFARLHRYDRAIADLEAYLRRLPDAGDGDHIRSTVQYLRQARGL